CAAACACCGGCCCGCTGCGCTTCCAGTTCAGCGTATTGAACACCACCAGGCTCCCGCGTCCTGCGGCAATCGAGTTCACAATCGCGGCCATGCTGTTCTTCGCCAGCCAGTCCACCTGCGCCTTTGCGTTCACGGCATACTGGTCTTTGATCCGCAACTGCTCTTGCGCCTCCCTGCTCGCCGGCTGCGAGACGCTGTTATACGAGTCCCACGTGTGCTCATCCATCAGCACCATGTTCCTCCACATCGCGTCCAGCCCCGCCTTGTCCGCAGCCAGCAAAGGATTCACCACCGTGCTCAACGTCGCCAGCTTCTCCGCCGAAGGAGCGCGGCTCTCGTTCTGCCTCTCCATCGCCGCATAGTATGCATCCGAAGCAATCCCATCCTCCCAATAAGGTCCGCCGTCCCCATGCATCACAGGAATATCATCACCAAACTGCTTAGCAATCTTCGCAAGCGCATCATGAAATCCGGAGTACTCAATCCGCGGGTATGCATACTCCGCATTCCACTTCTCCGCCAGCTCCGCCTGCGCCGCAACCAGATCGGAGTTCTCCACCTGCGTCCCATAAATAATCGCCGCGTCAGCGCGGTACCCCGGCCGTTCATACATCTGCAAAAACAGCGGCACCGTATCACGCCCAGCCGCAAGCACAGGCTTACGCTGAAACAGCATCTCCATCTGCTGATAATGCCGCGAGTACCACAGCAACACCTTCCCGCCATCCGGCCCTTCCCACCAAATCGGCGAGTCCTCATTCAACCGCCCCTGCAACAGCACAGGCGCACGATAGTTATTGCTCCCACCCAGCAGCTCATCCACACCAGCTGCCGCCAGCACCGAAGCATACGACCACGACCACGAAGGCACATCCGTAATCGTCGCGTAGTTGAAAGCCGTCCCATGGTCGCGGCTGAAATCCGCGCTCGGATATAGCGACCGAATCAGCGTCTCCACCGTCGGAAAACCAGTCAGCAAATTCGCATAGTTCGCTGGAACAAAAAGCTGCTGTTTCTTGATCGCATCAATCGCACGCGCCCGCTGCCCCGGCGTCCGCGTCTTCATAAACTGCTCCAACGGCCACATGCCATCCAAACTGAAGCGAAAATCAGGATGCGCCGCCGTCATCTCCATCGCCTCATCAATCGCATGGCTGTGAATGGCCGCAACCTTCGCCTGATAATCCGAGTACCCCACATCCAGATGGATATGCGGAGCCAGATACAGCGTCCACTTCTTCTGCGGATCAATCTCCACGTCAAAATGCTCGCGCCGTCCGCTAACACTCCACAAGGCCTCCGCTGCGGACTTTGCTGGAAACTCCGCGACCGCAAACTCCACCTTCTCCTCACCAAAATCCTGTCCACCGCGCAGCGCTCCATGATAATGTTTGCCATCGACAGTCAGATCGACAACAGAGCCCGCCTTCGCCGCGCGCCCATACCGCACAAACACATCCACTAACTCGTCCAGCTCACCGCCCTGCTGCTTGTAAAACACAGTCGGCACGATCTGCGCCGATGAAGCCTCCGAACGAAACTTCACAGTATCCCGGCTCAACGCAATTGCGTCATAAGCAATCGTGCCTTCGGGAATATCGGCATCCTCCACCGCCTGCAACGTAATGGCGTTGTCTCCTTTGTGCAGATAGTTCCCTGGAAAAGCAACCTCGACCTCAGCAAACGAATATGCCGGATCGAACGAGTCCCACTGATCGCCATTGCTGTAATCCAATCGCGGATGCAGATAGAACGTCCCCACCTTGCCATTGACGCTCACCCGCAACGCAGGCACCGCCTGGCTCACAATCAGCACCGCAACATGCAGCTTATAAGCCGAGGCAGGCGCACCACTCAGTGAAAAATGAATCGCACGCGGAGCCGCATCTACTCCGCTCTCCTTCGCGCCGGAGAACACAGCGACCGCCTGCATCCCATACCAGTCCTTCGCCGGATCACTCTTCCCCACAACAAAGTTCACCGGCTGCTTCGGATCTCCATCTGCAAACTCATACGAAGACCGATCAAACGTCCCTAACTGAAACACCGTCTGCGAACCAGCATCCTGAGCCACCGCACGCGGCTGATTGAATGCAGCCCCCCAAAAGAGAACCAACCCAAAAAGAACCGTCACTCTCATCCGCACAACTATACTCTTAGCGTTCCTGCCGAATGGAGTCGCGACCTAACTACCTGGCGGAGACCAATGCTTCACCTACGCACAATGCCACGGATCGCCATCAACGGCGAAAACTACGCCCGAGCGAAATCGATAAACGCATGAACCGGATCGGTGTGGACCAGCTTCACATCCACCGTATCGCCCACATCCAGCCCCTGCTCCCCATGCACAACCTTCCCCTCGACCGGAGGATGAAAGACTCGCACATATGTCCCCTTGTCGCCCGCGCCCGTCACAACGCCATGGAAGACTTGCCCAATGCGATCGGCCAGCGCAACCGCCGCGACCCGCTTCTGCATCGTGCGCTCCACCTTCCGCGCCGCGCGTTCCTGCATGTTGCACTGCTGCGCAATCGCTGCAAGCTCGTTGTCCGAGTAAGGGGGAGGCTGATTCGCCAGCATCGCCTTCACAATCCGCTGAGTAACCAGGTCGGGAAACCTCCGGTTCGGCGCAGTCGAGTGCGTGTAGTCCTCCGCAGCCAAGCCGAAGTGCCCCAGCGGATTCGGGTCATCGCCAGGCGTCAGCACGTACTCGCCCGGCCCCATCAGCTTGATAATGGCCAATGCAAGGTCTGGGTAATGCACCGCATCGCTCGTCCGCTGCGCCTGAAGAAAAGCGTTCAGTGCACCTGAGTCTGGCGTCGCAGGCAGCTTCGTTCCATGACGTGCTACGAGTTCGACGATGCGGTCCCACCGCTGCGGCGTTCTCACCACGCGTCGAAGACACGACCGCTTCGCATCCTTGAGTTTCCGCGCCGCCACACCGTTGGCCGCGATCATGAACTCTTCAATCAGGTCTGTCGCGCGATTGTGGGTCGCCGTGCGAATCTCGCGAACCGCGCCATCGATGACGACAGGATCGGCCTCCGTGCGATTGAACTCAAGCGCGCCCTGACGCACACGCTCTGCGCGCAAGGCGAGCGCCGCTTCGTTCTGGAGCTTCAATTGCGCCTGCAAATCAGGCGAAGCCGCCACCTTCGGGTCTGGCCCACCCGTATCTTCGAGCCACGGGCCAACCTTGCTGTAGGCAAGCTGGGCCTTGTTCCGCACCACAGCCGTGTAGATGCTCGACTCACCCACAACACCCTGCGCGTCCACCAGATATTCCACCACGTCCGCCGCGCGATCTTCATTCTCATTCAACGATGTCAGATCCGTCGAAAGCTCATTCGGCAGCATAGGAAAGTTCTTCACCGCCGTGTAAATCGTCTGGGTCTGGTCGGCAGCATGTTTGTCGATAGGCGTTCCCTTCAACACCGAGGACGATACATCCGCAATCCCCACGCGCACACGGATGCCATCCTTCACACGCTCAGCGACCTCAATCTGGTCGAGGTCTCGTGACGTATCGTTGTCAATTGAAGACCACACCTGATCGCGCAGATCGCGCAGACTTCCACCCGGAACGGCCACGTGGCCATCGGCACGAATCTCCTGAACCTGTTCTTCGGTCCCGTTTGGAAAGCCTGGATGAAACCCCTCGCGGATCATCTCCGCAGTTGCAGCAGCAGCAAGATCAAATGGATGCGTGGACATGCACCGCCAGCCTATCACGCAACTGGCGCGGCATGCTCCAGCGCTGCAACAAACTGTCCTGCCCAACGAGAAACCTGCTCAGCATACGCACCCGTAACGGGATCACGTGTGCCCTCAAGCACAGCCATCTGTACCGCAAAGTTACCAACCGTCGAACTCTCCGGCGAACCCCGAAACAATTCGAGACCAGTCGCCTCCGCAGTCAGCCGGTTAAGAAAATCATTCTGACTTGCGCCACCGACGACGAACAAGCGTTTGAGTTTCTTACCACTGTGAAACGCAACCCGATCCAAAACCTTCGCATAGCGAGCAGCCAGACTATGAAAGATCAGGCTTGCAAACACTGGCGCCGCGCTCGGCGACTCATCAAGCGGATCAAAGCCCTTGCGCACACGCTGCGCATTGATCCGTTGCGGCATTCGTCCCGCCAGCAACAGATCAGGATCATCCACATCAAGCAAACCGTGCGGCTTATCGATCTTCTCCGCTGCGGCAACCAACTCAGGAGCAGTCCATGCACGGCCCTGTGCAGCCCACTGATCGATGCACTGGCGAATAAGCCACATACCATTGACGTTCTTGTGGAAGCAGATTCCGCCGCCAACCGCTCCAAGATTGGTAAAGTTCTCCTCCGCCGCAGCCGCGCCATTGCGGGGCTGCTCCAATAGCGTTCCAACCAGCGACCACGTACCCGAGCTGATATAAGCCCAGTCGTTTCCCGTCGCAGGAATGCCCGCAATCGCCGACGCAGTATCGTGACAAGCTGGGGCAATCAAAACCGTGTCGCGAAAGGCTGGCAACTCCGCAAGCGGTCCGCGCAGACGACCCACCTCAGTGCCAGGAGGAACAATCTTTGGAGCACATGCCAAATCCAGTTGCGCCTCTTGAAATATCTCGCGTGACCACTGCCGGCTGTAAAGCTCCACCATCTGCGTGTGAGTCGCAGTGGTGTGTTCAGCCACTGGGGCACCGCCCCAGCGTGACAGCACATACTCAGGCAGATTCAGCCATTGCCGTCCTTCAGGTAATCCATCCTGCGCATCGGCATAAAGCTGATACAGCGTATTAATCCGCAGCAACTGGATGCCTGTCAGCTCGCGCATTCTGTCCGGGCTGATCTTCCGATGCAGCGATCGTTCTGCCTTAATCGTGCGCTCATCGCGATAGCAGAACGGGTCCGCCAATGGCGTGCCGTCCGCGTCAACACGCACATAATCGACGGCCCACCCATCGACCGCGATCGACCGCACTCCTTCATCTGCAATCGCAGCACACTTGCGCAGGCCCTCATCGAGCCCTGCCGTAATCATGGCAAAATCCCAGCGCAGTCCGCCGTCAACCTCACGCGGAGTGTTCCCGAAGCGATGTACCAGAGTTATCTCCGGTTTGCCCGACATCCAACGCAGCAGAGAAACACGGCAGCTTTCCGCGCCAAGGTCTACCGCAATCAGCGCCCGCTTGTCCTTCGGTTTCAACGCCTTATTCGGCGCACGTTTCATCGCAGATACGCCTCGGTCAGTCCGCCATCCACAGGAATCAGATGCCCGGTCGTGCAGCGCGTCAGAGGTCCTGCAAGGAACATGATCGCCTGAGCGCAGTCCTTCGGATCGATAGGCTGGTGTGTCAGCGTGCGCGTCGCATAGAACTGCGCGAGCACATTGCGAAGGCCGTCATCCGTGTCCTTTTCATCAAACGGCAGCTTGTACTTCTTGAGCGACGCAATCACACGATCACGTGGAAACATCGTCGAGCCCTTCACCACTGTCGCCGGCGAGATGCCATTCACCCGCACCTTCGGCGCAAGCGACACAGCCAGCTCGCGCACCAGATGGCTCAGCGCTGCCTTGCTCACGTCATAGGCCTCGCTGCCCCGCTTGGCAACAACCGCGTTCGCAGAACTGGTCAGGACTACACTCGCATCAATTCCCTGCTCAGCAAATATCTTCGCTACCTCATCGGTCAGCAGATAGTTCGCCGTGACATTGACCTCAAGCGTCAGCGCCCATTGTGCGTCCGAGATAATGCCATCAGGAGAAGATGGAAACAGCGCCGCAGTATTGATTAAAATGTCGATTCCGCCGAACTGCTTCACCGTCGCGGCAATTGCAGCACCAATAGCCTTACGGTCGCGAATGTCAATACTGGTCCAGGTCACGGCTTCCTTGCCCACAATCGCCGCAACCTCAGCCGCGACAGACTCAGCGCCCTTCACATCACGGTCAGCAACAACGATATGCGCGCCGCGCTCTGCAGCCAGTAGTGCAACTTCGCGCCCAATGCCGCTGCCTCCACCCACAACCAGCGCAACCCTCCGGCTCAGTTCCTTCTCAGGCGGCTGGCGGCGAATCTTCGCCTCTTCCAGCTTCCAGTACTCAATCCGAAACGCCTCGCTCGGCGGCAACGCAACATAGTTCGAGTAGACGGTAAACTGATCCGCACTCGCAGCAGGTCCGGCCTGCGGAATCTCCTTGCACTCCACGCCCGCACCCAGCGCACCCGCGCCCTGCATCACGCCAATCGCGTTGATGTAGAACTCGCCGGTAATCCGCGACTCTGTCTTGTTCTTGCCGAAGCTGAACATCCCCACGCCTGGCACCAGCACCACCGTCGGGCTGGCATCGCGCAGCGCAGGCGAATCCTTCACCGCATGCTTGCCGTAATACTCGGCATACTCGGCGCGATAAGTCTCCAGAGCAGTTTCGATCAACGGCTTCAACTCCGCCGGATCATTCGCAGGGTTCCACTTGATGAACATTGGGCGAATCTTCGTGCGGATGAAATGGTCCGGACAACTCGTCCCAAGATGCGCCAGCTTCTCTGCATGCGCCGAATCCACGAACTCAAGCACCTTCGGCGCATCCGTGTAGCTGCCAATCCATCTCTGCTTGCGCGACACCGCTCCACGCAGATACGGCATGATGCCTGCCGCAATCTCCCCGCGGTCTTCACGCGCCTTCACCTGCCCGCCGCCAAACGGCTTGTACCCCGCGGCCCCTGCATGGCGCTCGATAAACTGGCCCAACTGGTCAATGATCGTGATCGTATTCAGGTAGCATTCGCGCTGCGTGTTACCCCACGTGAACAAGCCATGTCCGCCCAACACAACGCCATCGCAACCCGGCGTCTCGGCAACAATCTTCTTGAGCATCATGCCCAGTTCAAACCCCGGACGCTGCCACGGCAGCCACGCCAGCTTGTGGCCGAACTCCTTGTTGAACTCGTCCATCTTGATCTTGCCGTTCGCCGAGGCCGCCAGCGCAATGCCCCAGTCCGGATGCAGATGGTCCACATGAGGAAACGGCAAGAACCCGTGCAGCGAAGTGTCAATGGAGGCCGCGACAGGATTGTTCCCAAACGTACACAGCGGATACATGTCCACCATCTCGTCTTCAAAATCGACGCCCTTATAAACATCTTCGAGCGCCAGCAGCTTGTCCATATATAACGTTGCAAATCCTGCGCGCTTAATGCTCCCCAGGTCGCCTCCGCTGCCCTTCACCCACAGCACCTGCTTTGTCTTCCCATCCACCGGATCAACCTGCTCGAGCTTCGAACTGGTATTGCCGCCGCCGAAGTTCGTAATCCGCAGATCGGAACCAAGCAGGTTCGAACGATAGCGCAGCAACTCCGGGCCATCAAACTTTGCCGCTACCGCGTCGTCCCACTTGTCCTCAAGAAACCGCAAACCGCCTTTGCCCGCCATCTGAAAACCTCGCTCGCCTGAAATCCGTCAGTTTATTTTCCACTATTAACATCAATACGGCAACTATTTCAAACCAGAAAGAAAAGAGCCATCTTAAACTGCTACAGGCCCGGCTTCTCTGTTACACCGCGAGACCGGGCCTGCCGCTGAATATCTCTTTTTAATTAATTTAGGGCTGACTCGCAATGAACCAGCGCCGCAACAGACCGGCAAAACCCAAAGCCCCACTACCGAGAAGAACTATCGTCGACGGCTCAGGTACGGCAGGAGCAACCGCAGCCTTAAATTGACCTTGATAGGCTGAGGAAGTAATCACGAGTTGGCCTGCGCTGGTGTCAATCGGGCTGAATGGATAGCCGCCCGTCAGAAGGTTTGTACCCGGAAAGTTGGTTATTCCGTTATACCCAATTCCAAGCGGATCGGAGATAAGCATGTCTCCGTTCACCTCATCGACCAAAGAGACCGTACCGCCGAAAAACGTACTGATCACAAAGGCAGTCGGATCGGTAAGTGTCGCCAGCGTAGTGCCGCCGTAGCTGACAGTAGTCGTCCCAATCTTATTCAGGATGTATCCGGTTCCTGGTGTACTGCCATTGAAGCTTCCAGACGAAAACACATTGTCTGTATCTGCGTTCAACGTAAATGTCAGTTGTGGAGCAGAGGGAGGGATACCGAGATACGGTCCGGTGTAGCTGGTCCCGTTCAGTGTGAAATTCGAGGCATTGGTGAACGTGTAGGCAATAGGGGTGGCGAACGCGAAGGAGCCGCAGAGCAGCGCAGAAACCATCGAACCAATAACTTTGATTCTCATAGATGAGGACTCCCGTGTTCTGTAACTGAAGTAAGACGTATAGCTGATCGCCTGGCCATTATCTTCTCCGACTGTCCAGAGAGCAGCCTGAAGCAGAATTAGCGGCTCATTGGTCGCTTCTCTACCGTCAACTGTCCTACTTAACCTCCACGTTCCTACAACAGCGATTCCCGCGTCACCAGCTTGTGCTCTACATAGTTGTAAGGAGGCACCGTCTGTCCGCGCAACAACGACAGCCCAAGATGAATCAGGTTCGGCCCGTACGAGTTCGTCTCGTGCGAGACCGACGCGATCAGCGGCGAACGATCCCGCCGCATCTCGGCAATCGCCTCCGCAATGCAGTCCTGGCCCACGATCACCACATGCTTCTCACGCTTCTGCTCGTAGACAGCATCCAGCGCTCCCAGCGCGCTCCAGTCCGTCGCCGCAGCAATCAGGATGTGCTTGTCCTTTGGGTGCCGCTGCAAAAAGTCCGACACCAGCTTCTTGCTGCGGTCACGCATCCCACGCCCATCCATCCTGACAAACAACTCCACCGGCAGGTCGGGAATACCGCTGCGAACACCTTCAAACGCTCCGGTCATGCGGCTCTGCACAAGCTGGCCGGCCTCAGCAAGATCCAGGCCCAGCACCCAATCCACCTTGCCGCCCCAGTTCTCGTTGGAAAACTTCGCCAACGTCTCGCCAGCCTCAACGCCCACGCGATAGTTGTCCACACCAAAGTAAGTCGCATGAGGATGCGGAATATCGATGGCAATCATCGGAATCTTCGCTTCGGCGATCTTGTCTGCAATCATCGGAGCCACTTCCTGCTCCACCTGAAACTCGATCACAAGGTCCACCTTGCTGCGAACAAACTCCTCAGCATTCTTAAGCGCCGTTGCCGCATCGTACTTGTTGTCCAGAATCAGCAGATCAACACCCACCGACGCAGCCGAGTTCTTCAGGCTCTCCGAAACCTCCACGGAAAACGGCATATCGGCGCTCTGCCCCGCAAAGCCGAAGCGCATCTTCTTCGGCCGCGTCACCTGCCGGTAAAGCCCATCGGGCGACTGCGCCAGATAGCCCCTGTGCACGAACGTCTTCAGTACCCGGTACACCGTCGTCTTCGAGATGCGCGTCTGCCGATGGATCGCCTCCAGCGTCATCGGCTGGTTTTCGGCCTGTAAAAGCTCAAGAATATCCAGCGCCTTCGAGAGCACCGGAATCAGATACAGTCTCTTTGTCGTCTTACGTGTTGCCATTCGTCTCCTGTTGAGGAACAAGCACTCAGCCGCTCCATTATGCGACAAATAGCCTCAGTTTCGTTAATGAAATTGCATTCGCCAAGTGGAAACAAAGGAAAAAATCTAAAATTCGCGCGGAAAACCGCCTGTCGGAATGCGTCCTTCTACCCACTGAGGGGTAGAAGGACGACATGCAACAGTTTTCGCAGAAAGTATGTGAAGGTTAGGCGTAGCTCGATACGCTCTTCGCGTTTTTGCTCTCGCGCTCCCCCGTAATCTTCTCGACGTACCCGCTCTCGGTCAGCGCCTTCAGTGGGTCGACCGGCAAGCCACGTGACTTACGCCACTCCCGCACCAGCGGCCGTACGTCCTGCCAGAAGGCCGTGCGGAAGCACTCCTCAGCTTCCACCAACCGACAAGCCTGCTGCAGTTCCGCCAGCCGTGCACGGTCCACCAGCGCAGTCTTCGCATAGATCTCCTGAGCCGTCACTACCGACTGCACCATCGCCTCCATCTTGCCCTTCAGGTTATGGCTCTGGTCGATCATGAAGGCAATCCCAGCCTGGTCTTCTTTCGTAGAGTTTAGAATCTCGTGGAAGATGCGGAACAACTGGTAAGGATCAATCGATCCCAGCGTCAGATCGTCATCGGCATACTTACGGTCATTGAAGTGGAACCCACCCAACTGATCCACATGCAGCAGCCAAGCCACAATCTGCTCGATGTTCGTGCCCTGATAGTGGTGACCTGTATCCACCAGCACTTTGGCCTTCGGACCCGCACGGCGAGCCAGTTCCAACGCCATTCCCCAGTCCGCAATGTCCGTGTGATAGAACGCAGGCTCGAATGGCTTGTACTCAATCAACATCCGCTGTCCTTCGCCCAGCGCGGCATGTGTTGCTCCAAGCACCTCTTCCATCCATACAATCCGCTTGCGGATGCTCTGCGTGCCAGGATAATTCGACCCATCTGCAATCCACAGCGAGACATCCTTCGATCCCAGAGCCCGGCCAATCTCCACCGAATCGAGCAGGTGTGCCAACGCATTGGCACGAATCTCCGAGCTAGGGTTCGCAATCGACCCGAATTTATATTCCAAATCCTGGAACAGGTTTGGATTGATCGAGCCGGACTTCACCCCATGCTTCTTTTCGAGCGCTTGAATAACAGGCACATCCGCCTTGCCCCCAGGCAGGTCCCACAGCACATGCAGAGCCACCGTCGGGCTTGCGCCGGTCAGCTTGTTCACCTCAGCAGCATCGGCAAACTTCTCCTCAATCGTGGTCGCCGCGCCACCCTGCACGAACTTCCCAAACCGCGTGCCTGTATTGGCGAATCCCCACGACGGGACCTCGATGTGAAACCCATCCAGTGCCGCCCATACCCGTTCTGTTTCTTGCGCTGCGCTCATCGCCGTCCTCGTGCCCCCTCAACCTTATTTCATAAATAGAAATATACTCTCTATTGAAATTACCAGCAGAGTGCACCATCCTGCGACCATTTGTCAAAAGGATTTCCGCTCATACCAGAATATTCCGCCAAATGGACTTAGCCTCTATCTGCTCCCTCTTAGGGGTGGTGGGCACGTAGACTCGCGCACAATCAACTCAGGGTCCACCAATATTTGCCTCGCCGGATCGGGAACCTGTTCCTTGATCCGGCGCACCATCGCCTCGGCGGCAAGTATGCCCATCGTCCGCAAAGGCTGACGCACCGTCGTTAATCCAGGATTCTGAAACGCTGCCGACTGTACATCATCGAACCCAACCACGGATACGTCCTGTGGAACACGCAGGCCCGCCTCTCGCAATGCCCGTACAGCACCGATTGCCGCAATATCGTTGAAGGCAAACAACGCCGTAAATCTCGCGTTCGAGGCCAGCAGACGCTGCGTTGCAAAGTATCCCGGCTCGTGGCCAACCTGATCGCCCTCCAGCTGCACAACCAACTTCGGCTCTAAAACCAGGTGTGCCCGTTCAGCAGCATGGCGAATCGCCTGCCAGCGAGACTCAGTGCCTGAACTGAAAGCCTGTCCCTTGATGACGGCGACGCGCTTATGCCCCAAACCCGCAAGATGATCGATGGCCAGCTCCGCAGCACGCTTTTCATTAAGCACGACATTGGTGATACCTTCATGCATTACCGGACACGACACAGTAATTGCCGGTAGCTGCGGCGCATGATGCAGCGGTGTGTCCACGGCGATAAGCCCATCCACCGAGCGCTCCGCAAACATCGTCTGCGCGCGTGCAATCATCTCCTCGTGATGATGGTGGCTGAGCAGAAAATAGCAGTACCCATCCCGTACAAGACCCTGCTCAATACCCGAGAGCACCAGCGTCGTATAGCCCTCCGACACCTCCGGCACCAGCACGCCGATCGTCATCGACCAGCCCCGCCGCAGAGACCGCGCCAGCACGTTTGGCCGATAGTTCAGCCGCTTTGCCGCCGCAAATATCCGGTCCTGCGTAGCCTTAGGAATCGAAGTCGCCGCAGGCGCGCCCGTCAGCACGCGCGAGATGGACGCGGGAGATAACCCAAGATGCTGGGCAAGTGTCGCCAAAGAAAC
This is a stretch of genomic DNA from Edaphobacter acidisoli. It encodes these proteins:
- a CDS encoding polysaccharide lyase family protein; this encodes MRVTVLFGLVLFWGAAFNQPRAVAQDAGSQTVFQLGTFDRSSYEFADGDPKQPVNFVVGKSDPAKDWYGMQAVAVFSGAKESGVDAAPRAIHFSLSGAPASAYKLHVAVLIVSQAVPALRVSVNGKVGTFYLHPRLDYSNGDQWDSFDPAYSFAEVEVAFPGNYLHKGDNAITLQAVEDADIPEGTIAYDAIALSRDTVKFRSEASSAQIVPTVFYKQQGGELDELVDVFVRYGRAAKAGSVVDLTVDGKHYHGALRGGQDFGEEKVEFAVAEFPAKSAAEALWSVSGRREHFDVEIDPQKKWTLYLAPHIHLDVGYSDYQAKVAAIHSHAIDEAMEMTAAHPDFRFSLDGMWPLEQFMKTRTPGQRARAIDAIKKQQLFVPANYANLLTGFPTVETLIRSLYPSADFSRDHGTAFNYATITDVPSWSWSYASVLAAAGVDELLGGSNNYRAPVLLQGRLNEDSPIWWEGPDGGKVLLWYSRHYQQMEMLFQRKPVLAAGRDTVPLFLQMYERPGYRADAAIIYGTQVENSDLVAAQAELAEKWNAEYAYPRIEYSGFHDALAKIAKQFGDDIPVMHGDGGPYWEDGIASDAYYAAMERQNESRAPSAEKLATLSTVVNPLLAADKAGLDAMWRNMVLMDEHTWDSYNSVSQPASREAQEQLRIKDQYAVNAKAQVDWLAKNSMAAIVNSIAAGRGSLVVFNTLNWKRSGPVFVDVDESDEIVDAATGAVAPMEVLSNHNGLNHVRFVAEDVPAVGYKVYTVRKGQKTLLHVTDQKLDSTVMESPYYRVTLDATSGAVRSVYDKELKRELVNQQAAYRFGQYLYVTGADKGPNTVLQYSPVAPKPQLEVHPASGGSLVSVVRTPEGWVARMKSSDVNTPEIVSEVRLFDHEKKIEFTEDVDKAKEGSKEAVYFAFPFAMSAPEFRYEVQNGVVDPAKDMYPGAGHEWFSAQHWVSVEQDGVAGSVMPLDASLVTLGDIFRGKWPEKFGERQGTVFSYVMNNYWDTNYAAEQGGHFRFRYVVTSAATTDAAALSRVGWEEATPLEVDAVADQDKASDAPRPLTAEAGSFLDAADPDLLLETWKPAEDGNGTVLRFLDLGGAARTVTVRMPLLHLEKAWETDAVERDKQPLAIVGGDGFQVAVRPHEIVTVRVVGSDVLKPPAL
- a CDS encoding RNB domain-containing ribonuclease: MSTHPFDLAAAATAEMIREGFHPGFPNGTEEQVQEIRADGHVAVPGGSLRDLRDQVWSSIDNDTSRDLDQIEVAERVKDGIRVRVGIADVSSSVLKGTPIDKHAADQTQTIYTAVKNFPMLPNELSTDLTSLNENEDRAADVVEYLVDAQGVVGESSIYTAVVRNKAQLAYSKVGPWLEDTGGPDPKVAASPDLQAQLKLQNEAALALRAERVRQGALEFNRTEADPVVIDGAVREIRTATHNRATDLIEEFMIAANGVAARKLKDAKRSCLRRVVRTPQRWDRIVELVARHGTKLPATPDSGALNAFLQAQRTSDAVHYPDLALAIIKLMGPGEYVLTPGDDPNPLGHFGLAAEDYTHSTAPNRRFPDLVTQRIVKAMLANQPPPYSDNELAAIAQQCNMQERAARKVERTMQKRVAAVALADRIGQVFHGVVTGAGDKGTYVRVFHPPVEGKVVHGEQGLDVGDTVDVKLVHTDPVHAFIDFARA
- a CDS encoding rhamnulokinase translates to MKRAPNKALKPKDKRALIAVDLGAESCRVSLLRWMSGKPEITLVHRFGNTPREVDGGLRWDFAMITAGLDEGLRKCAAIADEGVRSIAVDGWAVDYVRVDADGTPLADPFCYRDERTIKAERSLHRKISPDRMRELTGIQLLRINTLYQLYADAQDGLPEGRQWLNLPEYVLSRWGGAPVAEHTTATHTQMVELYSRQWSREIFQEAQLDLACAPKIVPPGTEVGRLRGPLAELPAFRDTVLIAPACHDTASAIAGIPATGNDWAYISSGTWSLVGTLLEQPRNGAAAAEENFTNLGAVGGGICFHKNVNGMWLIRQCIDQWAAQGRAWTAPELVAAAEKIDKPHGLLDVDDPDLLLAGRMPQRINAQRVRKGFDPLDESPSAAPVFASLIFHSLAARYAKVLDRVAFHSGKKLKRLFVVGGASQNDFLNRLTAEATGLELFRGSPESSTVGNFAVQMAVLEGTRDPVTGAYAEQVSRWAGQFVAALEHAAPVA
- a CDS encoding bifunctional rhamnulose-1-phosphate aldolase/short-chain dehydrogenase yields the protein MAGKGGLRFLEDKWDDAVAAKFDGPELLRYRSNLLGSDLRITNFGGGNTSSKLEQVDPVDGKTKQVLWVKGSGGDLGSIKRAGFATLYMDKLLALEDVYKGVDFEDEMVDMYPLCTFGNNPVAASIDTSLHGFLPFPHVDHLHPDWGIALAASANGKIKMDEFNKEFGHKLAWLPWQRPGFELGMMLKKIVAETPGCDGVVLGGHGLFTWGNTQRECYLNTITIIDQLGQFIERHAGAAGYKPFGGGQVKAREDRGEIAAGIMPYLRGAVSRKQRWIGSYTDAPKVLEFVDSAHAEKLAHLGTSCPDHFIRTKIRPMFIKWNPANDPAELKPLIETALETYRAEYAEYYGKHAVKDSPALRDASPTVVLVPGVGMFSFGKNKTESRITGEFYINAIGVMQGAGALGAGVECKEIPQAGPAASADQFTVYSNYVALPPSEAFRIEYWKLEEAKIRRQPPEKELSRRVALVVGGGSGIGREVALLAAERGAHIVVADRDVKGAESVAAEVAAIVGKEAVTWTSIDIRDRKAIGAAIAATVKQFGGIDILINTAALFPSSPDGIISDAQWALTLEVNVTANYLLTDEVAKIFAEQGIDASVVLTSSANAVVAKRGSEAYDVSKAALSHLVRELAVSLAPKVRVNGISPATVVKGSTMFPRDRVIASLKKYKLPFDEKDTDDGLRNVLAQFYATRTLTHQPIDPKDCAQAIMFLAGPLTRCTTGHLIPVDGGLTEAYLR
- a CDS encoding PEP-CTERM sorting domain-containing protein, translated to MRIKVIGSMVSALLCGSFAFATPIAYTFTNASNFTLNGTSYTGPYLGIPPSAPQLTFTLNADTDNVFSSGSFNGSTPGTGYILNKIGTTTVSYGGTTLATLTDPTAFVISTFFGGTVSLVDEVNGDMLISDPLGIGYNGITNFPGTNLLTGGYPFSPIDTSAGQLVITSSAYQGQFKAAVAPAVPEPSTIVLLGSGALGFAGLLRRWFIASQP
- a CDS encoding substrate-binding domain-containing protein translates to MATRKTTKRLYLIPVLSKALDILELLQAENQPMTLEAIHRQTRISKTTVYRVLKTFVHRGYLAQSPDGLYRQVTRPKKMRFGFAGQSADMPFSVEVSESLKNSAASVGVDLLILDNKYDAATALKNAEEFVRSKVDLVIEFQVEQEVAPMIADKIAEAKIPMIAIDIPHPHATYFGVDNYRVGVEAGETLAKFSNENWGGKVDWVLGLDLAEAGQLVQSRMTGAFEGVRSGIPDLPVELFVRMDGRGMRDRSKKLVSDFLQRHPKDKHILIAAATDWSALGALDAVYEQKREKHVVIVGQDCIAEAIAEMRRDRSPLIASVSHETNSYGPNLIHLGLSLLRGQTVPPYNYVEHKLVTRESLL